From one Methanobacterium bryantii genomic stretch:
- a CDS encoding response regulator has translation MENIKILVVEDENIVALDIENRLKGLGFTVLPVISSGEEAVEKAYEYKPDLVLMDILLKGKINGIDAAKKIVGNLKIPIIYLTASTNREVLERARKIGRCSYITKP, from the coding sequence ATGGAAAATATAAAAATTTTAGTTGTAGAGGACGAAAATATAGTTGCTTTAGATATCGAAAATAGATTAAAAGGTTTAGGATTTACTGTACTTCCTGTAATTTCTTCTGGAGAGGAAGCAGTTGAAAAAGCATATGAATACAAACCAGATCTGGTTTTAATGGATATTCTGCTTAAGGGAAAAATAAATGGAATAGATGCAGCTAAAAAAATCGTTGGAAATCTAAAGATACCTATTATATACCTCACAGCCAGCACCAATCGGGAAGTGTTAGAGCGGGCCAGGAAGATAGGGCGTTGCAGTTACATAACCAAGCCCTAA
- a CDS encoding tyrosine-type recombinase/integrase — protein sequence MQRANLKPTKDKIQKEKVIQDWLDGLRPATIDNYLKALALFTQLTGKSPTELLEITWKEQEERTPPWQQSIEKWYTLLKEYDQKTNASKTTSNVRKANISAFFHFYRIMTPKTYLKRKKDNLIIKNEREGLTKQDIKDALHGANSFKIKALILTQATSGIAIQDVLQLNIEQFYDGLIDLKEGYQICKIHHKRTKSSREHYTFISFEAVALIKKYIKLERLGHSKGPLFTSRDNVDTRYSYRTYAIMIYRLNKKLGWYKGNYRYGKLTTHMFRKFFETQLTNAGIINDHLVHLMGWKHKDPLKATYYLANPDELQKSYIKHLDYLTLENVETITLNSPEVKQLQDQIDSQQKLIDQILRESKIEEEYDKLRKK from the coding sequence ATGCAAAGAGCAAACCTCAAACCCACCAAAGACAAAATACAAAAAGAAAAAGTAATACAAGACTGGCTCGACGGACTACGCCCAGCAACCATAGACAACTACCTCAAAGCCCTAGCCCTATTCACACAATTAACGGGCAAATCTCCCACAGAATTATTAGAGATAACCTGGAAAGAACAAGAAGAAAGAACACCCCCATGGCAACAATCAATAGAAAAATGGTACACACTACTAAAAGAATATGACCAAAAAACCAACGCCAGTAAAACCACATCAAACGTAAGAAAAGCAAACATATCAGCATTCTTCCATTTCTACCGTATAATGACCCCTAAAACATATTTAAAACGTAAAAAAGACAATCTAATAATTAAAAATGAACGTGAAGGATTAACCAAACAAGACATAAAAGACGCATTACACGGTGCAAATTCATTCAAAATAAAAGCATTAATCCTAACACAAGCAACATCAGGAATAGCAATACAAGATGTATTACAACTTAATATTGAACAATTCTATGATGGATTAATTGATTTAAAAGAAGGATACCAAATATGTAAAATTCATCATAAAAGAACTAAAAGCAGTCGTGAACATTACACATTCATATCATTTGAAGCTGTTGCATTAATTAAAAAGTATATAAAATTGGAACGTTTGGGGCATAGTAAAGGGCCTCTTTTCACCTCTAGAGACAATGTTGATACAAGATATAGCTACAGAACATATGCAATAATGATATATCGACTCAATAAAAAATTAGGATGGTATAAAGGTAATTACAGATATGGTAAATTAACAACTCATATGTTCCGTAAATTCTTTGAAACACAATTAACTAATGCAGGGATAATTAACGATCATTTAGTTCACCTTATGGGCTGGAAGCATAAAGACCCCCTAAAAGCTACATATTACCTTGCGAATCCAGATGAATTACAAAAGAGTTATATTAAGCATTTAGATTATTTGACTTTAGAGAATGTTGAAACTATAACACTTAACAGTCCCGAAGTTAAACAGTTGCAAGATCAGATAGACTCACAGCAAAAACTTATAGACCAAATATTACGTGAATCTAAGATAGAAGAAGAATATGATAAATTACGTAAAAAATAA
- a CDS encoding sensor histidine kinase, translating to MSIFFAASLIITAIILINENIDPTNNTFGNLAFFILNLIVITTLFCVAKKSFKYGRRAFVSWTLIALSQLVTILGNVLWTLMYAELNKSPFPSIADILYLSYYPLLILGILFLPVARIQETKKYQILLDTGIMILSAGLVFWAVLIPIIEVHNSNVFSMFIYLSYLLMDIFILFILLYLLFDWFGQVKKMPLLLLALSVTVLVVTNAIYIGQFLYGVYIPGNFLDLGWLSSYFLTALAGISYITDKSQSSFKSLKYKTPFLKVSRSSYLPVLWLAFIYMLLYWIYTQLTDANLNILVWGAVIILTMVFARQILDLKESNEARKLLQTNQEILEKREKHLSLITDNMMDLITRIDANGKYRYVSPSAPKVLGYTPENMLENNILDLVHPDDLEKLKSSAQKAVYTHAPNEVEYRHKTPSGDYIWIETAGTPIFDGNNFKGFVCGSRNINYRKIAEEQIKTSLEEKEVLLKEIHHRVKNNMQIISSLLSLQSRYIKDENYLAVFKEGQNRVKSMAMIHEGLYKSDNLARINFEEYVHNLISGLFSSYGIDKDIIKTKINLDNILLDIDTAIPLGLILNELISNSLKHAFPHNIPNSKNFTFTDHAVEINNLSNIQFAPSGGITSEINILLSQKEDMLKLIVGDNGIGFPENVNFKNTESLGLQLVNTLVNQLNGEIKLEKENGTKFTLNLKK from the coding sequence ATGTCAATCTTCTTTGCTGCTAGCTTGATAATTACAGCCATAATCTTAATTAACGAAAATATTGATCCCACTAATAATACATTTGGAAATTTAGCCTTTTTTATACTAAATCTGATTGTTATAACCACCCTATTCTGTGTAGCAAAAAAATCATTTAAATATGGTAGAAGAGCATTTGTAAGCTGGACTTTAATAGCATTATCACAGTTAGTTACCATTTTAGGCAATGTGTTATGGACCCTTATGTATGCAGAACTTAATAAGTCCCCTTTTCCATCAATAGCCGATATACTTTATCTATCCTATTACCCTTTACTTATACTGGGTATTTTGTTTTTACCAGTTGCTAGAATTCAGGAAACAAAAAAGTATCAAATTCTTTTAGATACTGGAATTATGATTTTATCGGCAGGCCTGGTGTTCTGGGCAGTTTTAATACCAATAATTGAAGTTCATAATTCAAACGTATTTAGCATGTTCATATATTTATCCTACCTGCTTATGGACATTTTTATACTGTTTATACTACTCTACCTGTTATTTGACTGGTTTGGACAGGTAAAAAAGATGCCTTTATTGTTACTCGCCTTAAGTGTGACAGTTCTGGTTGTTACCAATGCTATTTACATCGGTCAATTTTTATACGGCGTATACATACCCGGTAACTTTTTAGATCTAGGATGGTTAAGCTCATATTTTCTAACAGCACTGGCCGGTATTTCCTATATAACTGATAAATCCCAATCATCATTTAAAAGTTTAAAATATAAAACTCCATTCCTGAAAGTCAGCAGGAGTTCTTATTTACCTGTACTATGGCTTGCTTTTATATACATGCTGTTATACTGGATTTATACGCAGTTAACAGATGCTAATTTGAATATTCTTGTTTGGGGAGCAGTGATTATTCTAACGATGGTGTTTGCCCGTCAGATTTTGGACTTAAAAGAAAGTAACGAGGCACGGAAATTACTGCAAACAAACCAGGAAATATTAGAAAAACGGGAAAAGCACTTAAGTTTAATAACTGACAATATGATGGATTTAATAACAAGAATCGATGCCAATGGAAAATATCGATATGTTAGCCCATCTGCACCTAAAGTTTTAGGTTATACACCCGAAAATATGCTGGAAAACAATATTTTAGATTTAGTGCATCCCGATGATCTAGAGAAGCTAAAATCATCAGCTCAAAAAGCAGTATATACTCATGCCCCTAATGAAGTTGAATATCGCCATAAAACACCTTCTGGAGATTATATCTGGATTGAAACAGCAGGCACCCCCATATTTGACGGAAATAACTTTAAAGGGTTTGTATGCGGAAGTAGAAATATAAATTATCGGAAAATCGCTGAGGAGCAAATTAAAACCTCACTTGAAGAAAAAGAAGTACTGTTGAAAGAGATCCACCACAGGGTAAAAAACAATATGCAGATAATTTCCAGTTTATTAAGCCTCCAGTCCAGATACATCAAAGATGAAAATTACCTGGCAGTTTTCAAGGAAGGTCAAAATAGAGTTAAATCTATGGCCATGATCCATGAAGGCCTCTACAAAAGCGATAATTTGGCCAGAATTAACTTTGAAGAATATGTACACAATTTGATATCAGGGCTTTTCAGTTCCTACGGAATAGATAAAGATATAATTAAAACAAAAATTAATCTGGATAATATCCTGTTGGATATAGATACTGCCATCCCATTGGGCTTAATTCTCAATGAATTGATTTCTAACAGCTTGAAACATGCATTTCCACATAATATTCCAAATTCTAAAAATTTCACATTTACAGATCATGCAGTTGAAATCAATAATTTATCAAACATACAATTTGCCCCTTCTGGAGGAATTACATCCGAAATAAATATTTTACTTTCGCAAAAGGAAGACATGCTGAAACTGATCGTTGGAGATAACGGAATAGGATTTCCAGAAAATGTCAATTTTAAAAACACGGAATCATTAGGCCTACAACTGGTAAATACACTTGTAAACCAGCTCAACGGAGAAATAAAACTCGAAAAAGAAAATGGAACAAAATTTACGCTTAATTTAAAAAAATGA
- a CDS encoding HNH endonuclease signature motif containing protein — translation MIILKSDRTTSNISPEFREELEQSLWYCSECDAEIKGTSSLLVYLGEEDRIYHLHFNLQGLDDIHIVFRDVPLYEQRKLCANRYEYLIEFENEKFKSDINGIPKEQFINLLKNAEIKSDNNTAKIRERDNNQCKICGFNDERALQVHHIIPKINPFFQTELIRDPINCITLCANCHRIIHHTYINGTDSEREKIVKSLLELNGFNVKWIDDYMWDSLETCRKWRMFK, via the coding sequence ATGATCATTCTTAAAAGTGACCGCACAACATCTAACATTTCCCCTGAATTTAGAGAAGAATTAGAACAATCATTATGGTACTGTTCTGAATGTGATGCTGAAATTAAAGGAACATCTAGTCTGCTTGTATATCTTGGTGAAGAAGATAGGATTTACCATCTTCATTTTAATTTACAGGGATTAGATGATATTCATATTGTTTTTAGAGATGTTCCACTATATGAACAACGTAAATTATGTGCAAATCGATATGAATATTTAATTGAATTTGAAAATGAAAAATTCAAATCAGATATAAATGGAATTCCTAAAGAACAGTTTATCAATTTACTAAAAAATGCCGAAATAAAATCAGACAATAACACTGCAAAAATTAGAGAGCGAGATAATAATCAATGTAAAATATGTGGTTTCAATGATGAACGAGCTTTACAAGTACACCATATCATTCCAAAAATAAATCCTTTTTTTCAAACTGAGTTAATTAGAGACCCAATTAATTGTATTACTCTTTGTGCTAATTGTCATCGAATTATTCATCATACTTATATCAATGGGACTGATTCTGAACGTGAAAAAATCGTTAAATCATTATTGGAGCTTAACGGTTTCAATGTTAAATGGATTGATGATTATATGTGGGATTCTCTTGAAACTTGCAGAAAATGGAGGATGTTTAAATGA
- a CDS encoding ERF family protein, producing MEDGSTSIENVAVTQDIVGINLVKALCKVQEEITNPIAEATNPFFKSKYATLSSILNLVRPLLSKNGLYLYQNAGNDENYVYIETKLIHTSGEYLQSSRLYLKPDKKTPQGIGSTITYGRRYQLAAVLGICDQDDDDGNAAESGESQQKQAPKKPKSTPKTSGTPKSSTLNNGQILNDSVIQKLKSKNKYLDEAISTLSSGDKAITKTNVLKELVEMRDANEFSTESKENLELFTTAKKDLGFKS from the coding sequence ATGGAAGATGGAAGTACTTCAATAGAGAATGTCGCTGTAACTCAAGACATTGTAGGGATAAATCTTGTAAAAGCATTATGCAAAGTACAAGAAGAAATTACAAACCCCATTGCAGAAGCTACCAATCCTTTTTTTAAAAGCAAATATGCAACTCTTTCAAGCATATTAAACCTCGTAAGACCATTACTTTCAAAAAATGGTTTATACCTATATCAGAATGCGGGAAATGATGAAAATTACGTATATATTGAAACTAAGTTGATACATACTAGCGGGGAATATTTACAGTCTTCTCGTTTGTATTTGAAACCAGATAAGAAAACACCACAAGGGATAGGTTCTACTATAACTTATGGTCGCCGTTACCAATTAGCAGCAGTATTGGGAATATGTGACCAAGACGATGACGATGGAAATGCAGCAGAATCTGGAGAATCTCAACAAAAACAAGCTCCAAAAAAACCTAAATCTACTCCTAAAACATCAGGAACCCCTAAATCATCTACTTTAAATAATGGCCAAATTTTAAATGATTCAGTAATTCAGAAACTTAAAAGTAAAAATAAATATTTAGATGAAGCAATAAGCACATTGTCATCTGGAGATAAGGCTATTACTAAAACTAATGTTCTTAAAGAACTTGTTGAAATGCGTGACGCTAATGAATTCAGTACTGAAAGTAAAGAAAATTTAGAACTGTTTACTACTGCTAAAAAAGATTTGGGGTTTAAATCTTAA
- a CDS encoding ASCH domain-containing protein yields MLFKEEHIKAILREEKTQTRRAWKKPMAKVGGIYKIKRQMLSKDDFGKIRCTGLRKERLGDISEEDAMKEGGYTVKEYINVFDRINKKHGGWNPELVVDVIDFELIKSNLKPGDIVKMIDCTESELPKYKDKQFKVRSEPWFVGHGKEVVLIEGITGGFLVDCLEKII; encoded by the coding sequence ATGTTATTCAAAGAAGAACACATAAAAGCGATTTTAAGGGAAGAAAAAACTCAAACTAGAAGGGCATGGAAAAAACCGATGGCAAAAGTTGGAGGAATTTACAAAATAAAAAGACAGATGTTAAGCAAAGATGACTTTGGAAAAATAAGATGTACAGGTCTAAGAAAAGAGAGATTAGGGGATATATCTGAAGAAGATGCAATGAAAGAAGGAGGATACACTGTTAAAGAATATATTAATGTTTTTGATAGAATAAATAAAAAGCATGGAGGATGGAATCCTGAATTAGTTGTTGATGTGATTGATTTTGAACTAATTAAATCTAATTTGAAACCCGGCGATATAGTAAAAATGATTGATTGCACTGAATCAGAGTTACCAAAATACAAAGACAAACAATTTAAAGTTAGGTCTGAGCCTTGGTTTGTGGGACATGGCAAGGAAGTTGTCTTAATTGAAGGTATAACTGGGGGATTTTTAGTAGATTGCTTAGAGAAGATTATTTAG
- a CDS encoding amino acid-binding protein, which produces MWEKIKHKFEKFPARMSVARKIVEHGLRVGENGRIYCGNIEISDVALARAVNVDRRSIKTTVDVILSDEQLAKIFQNITPAGTLVKGVAKELGFGVVEIEAEAQNPGIIARATELISLKGISIRQVHAGDPEIEEYPLLTIITEKPIEGNLINDFLKIEGVKRVSIY; this is translated from the coding sequence ATGTGGGAGAAAATAAAGCATAAATTCGAAAAATTCCCGGCACGTATGAGCGTTGCAAGGAAAATAGTTGAGCACGGTTTGCGTGTTGGAGAAAATGGTAGAATATACTGCGGCAATATTGAAATAAGTGATGTGGCACTTGCAAGGGCGGTAAATGTGGACAGGAGGAGTATCAAAACCACGGTAGATGTTATACTTTCCGATGAACAGCTTGCAAAGATATTCCAGAATATTACTCCTGCAGGTACGCTGGTTAAGGGCGTAGCAAAAGAATTGGGATTTGGGGTTGTAGAAATAGAGGCTGAAGCTCAAAATCCAGGGATAATTGCCAGAGCTACAGAACTGATATCACTTAAAGGTATAAGTATAAGGCAGGTGCATGCTGGAGACCCTGAAATTGAAGAGTACCCTCTGCTTACAATTATAACAGAAAAACCAATTGAGGGAAATTTAATCAATGATTTTTTAAAAATTGAAGGCGTAAAAAGGGTTTCTATTTATTAA
- a CDS encoding YopX family protein, which produces MREIKFRAWNKHENKTYPVHIIEFDHKEIIVDVCERKDNGLNCWTYPDQVELMQFTGLKDKNGVEIYEGDIVKHSQTSCIFKIEYSEGHAGFRVSGCYSNKYLGEAWTFVEKLEIIGNIYENPDLLETTQ; this is translated from the coding sequence ATGCGTGAAATAAAATTCAGAGCATGGAATAAACATGAAAACAAGACGTATCCAGTTCACATCATAGAATTTGACCATAAAGAAATAATTGTAGATGTATGTGAAAGAAAGGATAATGGTTTAAATTGTTGGACTTATCCGGATCAAGTTGAATTAATGCAGTTCACAGGTTTAAAAGATAAGAATGGCGTTGAAATCTACGAAGGAGATATTGTTAAACATTCTCAAACAAGTTGTATTTTTAAAATAGAATATTCAGAAGGCCATGCAGGATTTAGGGTAAGTGGATGTTATTCTAATAAATATTTGGGAGAAGCTTGGACATTTGTAGAAAAATTAGAAATTATAGGTAATATTTATGAAAATCCCGACTTACTGGAGACAACACAATGA